The Candidatus Scalindua japonica genome includes the window GGATATATCGAGAGATTTAATCCTGCACTGGAGGCAATAAAAGAACTTGATGTTTCCATAAAATTTATAGAATGCCACAGGTTGAGTCCATTTACGTTTCGTTCCGCCGATATAGGCGTAGTTTTGGATTTAATGATTCACGATATTGATATTATTTTATATCTTTCAAAGTCTAAAATAAAAAAAATTGATGCTGTTGGTGTAAATGTTATAGCTGATAAGGAAGATATTGCTAATGCTCGCATCCAGTTTGAAAATGGTTGTGTCGCAAACATCACGGCAAGCAGGGTCTCTTTCGAGCCGATGAGAAGGATTCGTCTTTTCTCTGAAAATTCGTACATATCGCTTGATTATCAAAAACAAGAAGCTCTTATTTACAAAAAATCTCCAAAGTTAACTCTGAAATCTATTGACCCTGAAAGAAAAGGGGTTTCTAGCATCACAGATCTTAAAAACTTTTCATTTGGCGATATGTTAAAAATAGAACGAATAATAATGAACAACCAGGAACCATTGAAAAAGGAACTGGAATCATTTATTGACTGTATAAAAAATGGTAAACAGCCGGTAGTTTCAGGTGAAGAAGGAATAAATGCCATAAAAACAGCTGCGGTAATAAGAGAAGAGATTAACAAAAATTTAAAATTAGCAAATATTAATTTATCAGAAAAATCGGTATGAATGTTTCTTGTTTTCTCTTAAAAAGCAGTTCAGGCAATGAAATAAAAGAAATAGCATTGACCCTTTGCTGAGAAGCTATTTATAGCAGTATTTTATTTAATAATTATACTTGTACATATTCTTTTATTTGATATAATACAACGCTTTCGAGACGAGACAGTATTTTTATATAAGGAGTTGAATTTGCCAATAGTAAATCTTCAAGAATTAGTAGATGCCGGCTTTCATTTTGGACATAGAACCAGTCGATGGAATCCCAAGATGAAGTCTTTTATTTTTGGAAAGCGTAATCTGATCCATATAATAAACCTGAAGGAAACGGTCAGGGGCTTGATTACCGCTTATAAGTTTCTGACAAAGATTTCCAGTAGTAAAAAAGAGGTGCTCTTTGTAGGCACAAAATGGCAGGCAAAGGATGCTATTGTCGCCGAAGCTCAACGTTCAAATATGCATTATGTTTGCGAAAGATGGCTTGGTGGTACGTTAACAAATTTTGAGACAATTCGTAAACGGTTGAAAAGATTAGAAGAGCTTGAAGAGCTGGAAGAAAATGGTTCAATTCATAACTATAGTAAAAAAATAATATCTTCGCTCACTCGTGAGAGGAAAAAAATCACTAAAAACCTTGAAGGTATAAAGAATATGAATAAGTTGCCATCTGTGTTGGTTATTGTAGACCCAAAGAAAGAACACATAGCAATGAAAGAAGCTATAAAGATGGGGATACCAACAATTTGTCTGACGGACACAGACTGTGATCCTGATCTCGTAGATGTATGTGTGCCGGGAAACGATGATGCGATCAGGGCTATCAGGCTATTCCTAAACAAAACAGCAGATGCAATTTTAGAGGGACAACCTTCAGCAAAGACAGAAGAAAACAGCAAGGTATTACAAGAAACTACTTAAAAAGTACCATCCGCCTAAATAACATCTTGTAACAGTTGAAACCTTCCTCGACATGATCGTTATTATCAATAAAAACTTAAGGTAAATATATGGAGTTACGGTACAATGGCTATTGATGCGTCAAGCGTAAGAGAATTAAGAGATAGAACGAGTGCAGGTTTTCTTGACTGTAAAAATGCACTTGAAGAAGCAAATGGAGATTTTGAAAAAGCAGGTGAAATCCTGAAAAAAAAAGGTTTGGCCAAAGCCATGAAGAAGGGATCACGCGGAACTCCAGAGGGCCGTATCGGTTCGTACATACACACTAACGGTAAATTAGGAGTTTTGATTGAGGTAAATTGTGAAACCGATTTTGTTGCCAAGAATGACGTTTTCGCAGATTTGCTGAAAGATCTTTGTATGCATATTGCGGCAACTGACCCGATGGCGGTAAGCAGGGAAACTGTTCCTCAGGATGTAATTGATAAAGAAAGAAAGACATACAGCGAAGAGTTTAAAGATAAACCTGACAATGTAAGAGATAAAATAATTGATGGCAAGATGGAAAGTTTTTTTAAAGAAGTTTGCCTGATTGATCAGCCTTTTGTAAAAGATAACGATCGGACAATAGAAGATTTGTTGAAAAGTGCAATTACAAAGCTTGGTGAAAACGTTAAGATTAGTCGTTTTGCAAGATTTGCGATTGGAGAATAGAATTATTGCGATAAAAAAGCATAAACGTGTTCTTTTAAAAATTAGTGGTGAGGGGTTTTGCTCTGAGAGCTCATCAGTAATAGATATTCCAAAGTACGATCTAATTGCAGAAGAAATTAACAATGCAAGGGATGCTGGAGTTGAAATTGCCGTAGTTGTAGGTGGAGGGAATATATTAAGAGGTTCAGCATTGAGCCAGTCAGGTGTCGAACGCACGCGTGCTGATCAGTTAGGAATGATCGCAACCAGCATTAATGCAATTGTCCTGCAGGACTCACTTGAAAAACTTAAAATACCGGCAAAAGTATTAAGTGCTGTTGAGATACAGGGTATCGTTGAGTCTTATACCATACATAAATGCCGGAACTTCCTTGAAAATGGTTTTGTTGTTATTCTTGCCGGTGGAACAGGCAGCCCTTTTTTTACAACTGATACAGCGGCTGCCTTGAGGGCAATAGAAATTGGTGCAGATGTTTTTCTTAAAGGAACTAAAGTCGACGGAGTATATACTGATGACCCTGTTTCAAATCCGAAAGCAAGGAAATATGAAAAATTAGAATATATGGATGCGCTGAGCAATAAGTTAGATGTGATGGATTCAACTGCTATATCTCTAAGTATGGAAAATAAACTCCCAATAGTCGTGTTCAGCTTTAGGAAGAAGAACAATATCAGTAAGGCTATAATCGGTCATAAAATAGGTACTTACGTAGGAAATCACAATGACGTCAGCAGAAATACAAAATGAAACTAAGAGAAAGATGGAGAGATCTCTTGAACTGTTAAAAGAAGAGTTTAAGAGTATCAGAACAGGCAGGGCGACACCAGGTCTTGTTGAAAATGTTAAAGTTAGTTGTTACGGTTCGTTAACTCCAATTAAACAAGTTGCAAATATTTCAGCGCCGGAACCGCAATTGATAGTCATCAGTCCTTATGATCCTTCAATTATAAAGGACATTGATAAAGCTATTTCACAATCCGACCTCGGATTAACAACAAATACTGATGGAAAGATTATCAGGGTTCCCATACCTCCTTTAAGTGGAGATCGGAGAGAAAAGATTGTGACTCAAATAAAGGATATGACTGAAACAACCAAAATTTCTGTCAGAAATATAAGGCGTGATGCAAATAAACACATTGATAAAGAGGAAAAGGATTCAGTATTAACTGAGGATGAAGCAAAAAAGGCAAAGGATCAGATACAGAAGTTTACGCACGAAAACGAAGCTAAAATAAATGAGCTTTTAAAGCAAAAAACAGATGAAATTTTAACAATATAAATTCACAGGGGGGGCATAGCTCAGTTGGTAGAGCACCGCCCTTTTAAGGCGATTGTCGAAGGTTCGAGTCCTTCTGCCCTCACATTTCAAACATAGTAAATTCAGGCCCCATCGTCTAGCCTGGCCTAGGACACCGGGTTTTCATCCCGGCAACAGGGGTTCAAATCCCCTTGGGGTCAAATATTAAAAGGCTTGTACTTGTTATCAAGGTACAAGCCTTTTTGCGTTCATAGTTATTGACAAACGTGAATGAATAAGGTAAGACAAAAGAGAAATTCCTATATAATGTAATTGTGATCTTATGACAGGTAAAAAAAAGCGTAAAAATATCTGTATTAACTGTTATAATCAACATGGTTGTTTGACTGATGAACCTTTATGTTTACTTTTGAAACGTGAGGATGAGGAAAAATCTCTTTCCGGAAAGGTAATTATGGGAAGAAGGGGTTTGCTTGAAGATTGTAAAAAATGCTCACATTTCAGATTGTGCTGGACTGAAGATGTCTATAGAAAAGCGATAGATAAATAAAATATTTTAAACCTTGCCATAACATTTTATATAAAGTAAAAATGGAACAGGAAGGAAAGAACATTATGAAAAAATTCTTTATCACGAGTCTATTAATTGTGGTAGCAATTCTGTTCTGCTCAATAACAGAAGCGTCAAACTGGAAGACTGATTTTGAAAAAGCGTCGTTAGATGCCAAAGCCTCCGACAAGTACATGCTGCTTGACTTCAGTGGCTCTGATTGGTGTGGTTGGTGTAAAAGATTGGAACAAGAGGTATTTTCCCAGGACGCATTCAAGGATTTTGCTGAAAAGAACTTCGTGTGTGTTTTAGTTGATTTCCCACGTGCAAAAGAACAGACAAAGGGATTAAAGCAGCAAAATCAGGATTTGGCAGATAAATACGGAATAAAAGGGTTTCCGACTATAATTATTCTCAGTCCGGATGGCGAGCCTGTTGCCAAGACCGGATACTTGCAGGGGGGGGCCAGGGAATATGCCCGGCATTTAGAGAAAATCATAGAAGAATATAAGGCAAAATAATAATACCAGTAATTTTATTCATTCATTTTCCATAAGGGTAATCCTGTTTCTTGGTCTAATCCTCTTTCGAACATTGGTCCGTTTAAAACCTGTATTACAACTTCACAGGCAAATATTATAGTTCCAGGAGCAAGATGACCGCCATAAGCATGGCCGTCCTTGTCCGAGAGAGTTATATGGGCATGAACAACAGGTACCCCATCCTTAATCGAGATATTTCCTGTTAAAGTAGTAATCTCAAGCGTTTGGTTAAGGTCATAGAAATGATACTCTTGAACATGCTGGTTGTAATATCCCAGCCTGGCTTTCTTGACAGCTCCCAGCGCTTCAACACGTCCCAGATAAATATCATGATCAACACATATTTTTGTAATTTCTTCTAATAGATCTGCTCCATGAGCGAGCTTCCCCATTAATAATTTTGCTGCTTTTACTTCACGAATTATGGCCATAATGATAATTTTGATAAAATAGCGTCATCCGGGTAAGGGCTGTTTTGTCAAGTTGATTACAGTGGTTAAAACACGGATTGTTCTTCTTGCTCATCTTCTTCAGCGTTTAAATCATCCTGTTCTTCTTCTTTTTTATGCGCTCTGTATGTAAAATATATATATCCACCGATTATTGCACAGATGATTGATGCGAGTATTGTAAGTTTGTTTTCAACGCTGTGGATGGTGGCAAACGCTTCTGCTTCATCAATTTCAACCAGTAACGCCCAGTTAATAAAATTAAGATTAAGCGGCGTGTATGCACTTAATACCGGTACTCCTCGATAATCTTTAATAATTTTCTTGCCAACATACCCCTCAAATGCCTCTCTGGTTGCTTCTGTATTCACCTCTTTTTGAAGTATTGTCGGTGTTACTGAAAATCTTGAATTAGAACGCATAAAGCCATCGTCACCTACAAGATACATCTCACCAGTCTGTCCAAGGCCGGCTCTTTGTGTCAAAATAGTGTCCAGATGGGCAAACGGGATCTCGATAACTATAACACCCAATAAACTTTCAGCTTCAAATATAGGAGCGCCAAAATAGGCAGTATAGTCATTAATCTTATCATTCCAGTAATAGTCCGCAAAGCCTACATCTTCCAAAGCTATCTTAAACATATTAGCAATTCTGTGTTCTTTAAACTCTCCGACAAACAGATCTGTTCCGCTGAAATCCTCCCTAAGTGCCGAATAAATCACACTTCCTTCTTTATCAATAAAAAATATATTGGCATAGCCATATGCAGATACATAATATTCCATTAGTGGCTGGTAGATACTTTTTATTTTTTGAAATTGCTGGTTAGCAAGGCCATAAGCGTGAAAAGCACCGGATAGCCTGGTAAAGCCTTTGGCTATAACCGGATTCCTTGAGAGGACGTCTATATCACCATATCTTTCGTTAAAATAATTCCATATCTGAAGCTTCAGAAGATCTCTGGTAGTGATGAGGTGGTTGAAATAATTATCTTTGATAGCACGTTTATAAGAACTGTAACTAATGAAGGGTACGATCAAAAAAAATGTTAAAAGTGCTATTGATATTGCTATTGTTATCTTTTTTCCCATAAGCTTGTAAATGTCAAATAGTTATTCTTTTTTTTTGGATTTAAGATTAATTGATTCTGGCATCCAAAGATCGGCACCATTTTGTTGATTAACTGATATGTGTACAAAACGAAAAACTGACTAGAATGTTAATGGTATATATTTTTGACAGAATGTCAAGGTTTAGTTTGCAATCTTTTTATTACCTATCCTTGATTTTCTTCGCAATTCATGATACTTTCTTTCTTTGTCGAAATATATGTTTTATGAAGACTGCAAGACAGGCAAGACAGGAATTTGCCAAAGTATTTAAATAATTATTCTTTTAGTAATTAGGGAAAGGGGATATCTCATGAATAAAGCCGCTTTTTACAAAATATTACTTCTCGGTACGATTTGTATCTGTGTTCTTGTTGGAGTCAAGAGCGCTTCTGCAGACTCTATCCGAGCAGATGTTAACGCGACGTATGTACCGGGGTTCAACAGATACTGTTTTCAAATAACCAATGACGACCAGAACGAGCCTGATCCAAAGTATCATACCGAGCACATTGCTTCGGTAACGGTAAAATTCATTTCCAGAGACGCAACGGCTGCCGATCATAGATTCAGGAACAATGTTACGGGACCAAACCTGTGGGACTCAAAAGTTACAATACGTGGTAAAGAGCAGCAAGTTGTCTGGACATATGGTGGATACTTTGGTGCAGGTAGTAAAACTAAATTTACCGTTGAAAAACCTGACGCAACAATCAAACCCGGAAACCGTTCCGATATTTTCAGTTTCATCATAAACGGAGAGATCACGGTAACAGATGTTGAGACAGGCTATCAGGAATCACCTGGTTTTTTCAGAAGCCACTCTAAAATATCTAACCCGTTTGGTGAAAAAATTTTAACCGATGACAATGACATAGACTTTTTGCGAGATAAAGACGGTGACGGAATTGCGGACATATATGATGACAATCCGGATAGTACCAAATGAAATTAAATAATTTCAGTAAAAACAAGCACCAGTAATCTCTTCTATTATCCGGACAATACAAAAATATTATCATTTCACGATTTCCTGCCTGTGATACAACAGTAAACAGGCAGGTTCAATTAAAGAAGTTGTTAAATCCTGATTAAGGATTACCTCCTCAATGTGTAAACAAAGAAACAATGCTGTTTTCTACTTTGTTACTATTGTAATAACTAAAAAAACTGTTGATAAATTTTGATCAGGGTTTCCTTAAGATGGATGTTCAGGTGGTTTTATCTGGATGACTTCCCAAAATATCTATTAGTAAGTGATAATCGTGTTATAAGCCTATCAGGGTTGGTGTAGCCACCTGAAATGCTTATATTCAAAATTCAGTTTTTTCCTGTTGTACAATGTTTTAATATTTGATATAAACACGTTAATAATACTGTGTTTAGCCGTGATTATTTCCTGATACTTGTAGGCATGAAGTAAATTCTTATCCATAAATATTATTGGGGGGGGGTAGCTGTGTATATGGTATCTACTAAAAAAACGGTTCAGTGCTCAAACATATTCTTACAAATAAGGGCCTTGGTAATGTTTGGATTAGGACAACCAGGGCTTTTTTTGCTTATATGTTCGAAGAGAAAAAAATAATAGGATATGTGGATGAGGACATGAACGTGGACAACCATTAAGGAGTAGTTTAAGGAGACCTTGACGCAGAAGATAGTTTATGCCGATTCTATGCGGCAAGGTTTTTTGCTTTAAATTTACAGACTAAAGATCCAGTCACCTAATGCAGGCTTACATTTTATTGAAGGAAAGGGATACAAAAAATGGCTCAAACTATAATGATAATAGATGATGACCAGGTATTTCATGACCTATATGCTGAAATGCTGGAAGATACTGATTATAGACTCCTTCATGCCTATGATGGAGATGAAGCGTTGTCAAAATTGGATGAGGAGAAACCTGATTTGTTTATTCTTGATTTACTGATGGATATGATGACTGGTGATACAGTCCTCTTATATTTAAAGAGTATGCCTGAATGTGAAAATATTCCAATTATTGTCATCAGCGGCCAGTCCAGACGAGGCTATAAGAACTTAAAGGATGTGGATCCAAACCTTACATTTCTAGACAAAACTGTTTCAAAAGAGAAACTGCTTCAGGAGATCAAAGCCAAGATAGGTTAGTAAACATTATTTTCCTGATTCAGATTCTTCTGCAAAAAATGTTTTTTTGTTATTAACTGGGTGTATAGGAATTTCAATTTTATAACACTTCGCTTCGCTCAGTGTGACGTCATCCTGAGTGCCCGCTCGTATCAGATCGGGAGCCAAAGGATAATCTTTTGTCGCGATTGCGACTTAACTGATTGTTTATAAGAAAACGATATCAAGCCCCTGTTAGTGTAACCGCTGATAGTGTAATTTGATTCCTATATAAAACATTCATGCAAAAGATATTTTTTGTTGTTTCCATATTTACTAACAGTTTCCTCAATATATCTCTGGCTTTTTCTGAAGAGGTTTCACCGGAAGAGGTACAAGATGAGATTCAGACAATCTCAATCCTGCCAAATAAGACAAATAAAATCCTGGAAGAGATAAAATGGCTCCAGGCAGAGGCCGTAATTACCATTGCGACAAAACATAAAACATTCATCAGTAAAGCTCCAGGTATAGCGACGGTAATAACCTCCAGGCAGATAAAACAGATGGGGTCCAGGACGTTGATAGATGTTTTGAAAATAGTACCCGGTTTCTCTATCTCTATGGACGAAACGGGCGAAAGCGAGATTGCCGTAAGAGGGGTTCTGGACGATGCTTCACAAAAGATTAATGTCTTAATAGATGGACACTCTATCAATGACGTCTGGAGGGGTGGAGCTATGTGGAATTTCAATGACCTTCCGGTTGAAAACATAAAAAAGATAGAGGTCATCAGGGGACCCGGTTCAGCCCTGTATGGACAAAACGCCTTCCTTGCCGTTGTCAACATTGTTACAAAAGACACTGAAGATATAGACGGTTTTCAGGTAACCACAAGCGGTGGGTCTTTCAGTACTCAAAATTATAACTTACTGTTCGGCAGGGAATACGGTGATCTGAAGGTTTCAGGATTTCTTGATTATTTCGATACTCAAGGTTTCAGCAAGAAGATCGAACAGGATATTCTCTTCCCGAATTCATTCTCAAAAAGTCCCGGACAATCACAGAACAGGAAGGAAAAGACAGACCTTAACCTGAAATTGTCATACAAAAACCTGGAAGCCAGGGTTAAGTATATGAAGAAAAGGAGAAAGGACTATATCGGTGTCAATAATGCTCTCAATGATGAATCTGTCCTGAGGGACACCTATATATTTTCTGAGCTTACTTATAAGTTATCACTTGGGGAGAGGTTGCATATAGCCCCCAAAGTGTATTATGACCAGTACAACTATGATCCTTTTTTTGAACAGAGGCCTGACGGGTTTGTAGACAGAGTTGGTCGTCTCCATCCTGATGGTATGAAAGGGAGGTTGCGGTTCAAGCAGAGGACTATTGGTTTTGATAATCAGGTTAACTATAAAGCGTTTGAAGGGAATGAACTGACATTTGGTTTCCAGTACGAATGGATTCACCAGGGTGATATACATTACGGGGCAAATTTTAATCCTGCAACATTTGCGCCGCTTCCATTAGTTACTGATTTCAGCGCTGACCTTCCTTTTACAAGAAGAGCAACAAGGCAGATATGGGCGCTTTATCTTCAGGATGAGTGGAACATTACAAAAGATATTGATTTGACTGTTGGAGTGAGACATGATCAGTTTACGAGGTTTGGAGGCACGACTAATCCAAGGGTGGGGTTGATATGGAGGTTTATTGAGGACGCGCACTTGAAGCTGTTGTTTGCCACTGCATTTAAGGCTCCCAGCTTTCAGGAGTTGTTTCTTATGAATAATAGTGTCAAAGTTGGTAACCCTGATCTTGACCCTGAGAAGATTAACACCTTTGAGGTTGGAGTGGGTTACAATGTTAACAGTTATTTAAGGGCCAGCATAAATTACTTTTTTAATCGAATAAGAGACAAGATTATCGTGGACACGGGTAATCCCAGGCAATTTCAAAACAGTGGAGGTGCCAGGATACAAGGGATAGAAGCGGAGCTGAAAGCAGATTTTGGAAAAGACAATTATATCTTTGCCAATTACACCTTTCAGGATGCAGAAGAGACGAGGAACAGGAACCGTTTACCGGATGTGCCGGTACATAGTGGTAATATTGGTATAAATATTGGATTCAGGAAATATATCAATGCTAACATGAATACATTTATCAGTGGGCCACGACCGAGAGAAGATGGAGATACCAGACGGGATATTCCCGGGCAAGCGCTGGTAAATTTAACGCTTATTGGAAAAAATATTGTAAACAATGTTGAAGTAAGGGGATCAGTATTTAATCTTTTTGACAAAAGTTATGATGATCCTGCACCAAAAAATACAGTTCCTACCGATTATCCCCAACAGGGTAGGTCATTTATTATTGAGCTACGATATGAGTTTTAGACTGTATATGATATCTAAAGCCCAGCAAACACGAAATGATGAAAAGTTTTAATAAATATCTACAACGTATCGCTGTCTGCTTGCTGTCTTGCGTCATATTGTTGATATCTACTTCAATATTTGCCAACAGTCCGTGTACAATCTACTTCTACAATCCGGAAACTAATATCAATAATTTTGCATCTCTCAAGGTCGAGTTTGACAAATATCTATCAAGCTATGGCTCTTTTCAGTTTCAACCATTCAGTGATAGTAAATCTTTTGAAAAATTTATAGCAGGAAGAGATGATGGTGTCTTTCTCATGTCCAGTTGGCACTTTTGTCAACTAAAAAGAAAATTTCCCATAGATATACAAGCCAGGCTTGTTGGCATTTCAAAGGGGAAGTCAACTCATGAAAAAATCTTAACTTCAAACAATAATATTATAAATATTGATTTATTGAAGGGTAAGACTGTTGCTTCTTCAAGCAATGAGGATTACACAAAAAATATTCTTATCCAAATGCTGGGAGAAGAAAAAAGAGATATCATTGATTCAATAGAGATATTAACCGTACCTAAGGATATTGATGCTTTGATGGCTGTTGGTTATGGAATGGCTGACTCTGCACTAACGACGGAGAGCAGCCTGGCTAAGCTGGCGGCAATTAATCCCAAACAATGTGACTTTCTGAGAACGTTGGCAAGAAGCAAGGAAATATTACTTCCAATAGTAGCGGTTCCGGAACAATCTGATGAAAATATTGAGTTGTTGTTAACAATTATTGAAAAGATGGAAGCGGTACTGGATGGTAAAAAGAAATTAAGAATGCTTGGAATGGACGGGTGGAAAAGATTGGGAAAATTAGAAAGGAAATATCTGGGAGAATGATGAACGGATCTTTCAAAAAAATAGCAAACGGATTGAGAACAAATATTCTTTGTAAAAGGGGGATATATTGTTCCGTATTGCTAATGCTTTTTATTTATACATTCTTGCCATTTTTCGTGTCAAATACTCTGCATGCCAGGGAAGGTAAGGGCATTATAATCCTTAACTCTGACATGTCTATCTACAAATACTCTCTGGCACAATCAGAACTAAAATCAAAAATAACTAATCTGAAAGGTGAAATTGACCTGGGTAGTAAGTGGATAGATGAAAAAAAAATAAAGAAAACGATCTTTGAAATAAACCCTGATGTAATCTATTGTATCGGATCGAAGGCCTATCAGATGGCTTACAAACTTGCAGGAGAAAAGAATATAGTTTTTTCTCTGGTGATTAACTGGCGTCGCCATCCCATAAATAAGTCAACTTACGGTGTTTCAAATGAACTTCTTCAAGGTATACAGTTGATGATGTACCGTTACTTCTTTCAAGATCTAAGCAAAATAGGGATATTGTATAGCGACACATATAATAAGGAATGGTTTGATGATGCCGTTGAGAGTGCAAAAGATGTAGGGATAAGTATTATTGGTAAATCTATCAGCAAACCTGAAAAAATTAATTCGGCTTTGAATAAATTATTACCGAAAGTAGATGCGCTCTGGTTAATTCCTGATCCAATTGTAATTAGCGATATAGAATCAGTAAATAAACTATTTATACAATGCCAGGCTGCTGGGAAGCCAATTTACACTTATGAAAAAGCCTTTGCCGATCTGGGCGCTACTCTAATTATGTCTGCTGATATTACTACTACGATCAGACAATCTGCTGGAATGGTTTCCAGTATAATAGAAGGTAGGAAAATTGAAGAAAAGGTACAAAATCCAGCCGGTTCTTATATTATTTTAAATATGAAAAAGGTAGAAGAGTACGGATTAAACTTAAATATAGACGCTTTAGATTCGGTAAATGAAATTGTTAGATAACTTCATGTTTTTCCGTTAATAAATATATGAAAGATAAATATCGTATAAAAAAAAGTATTCGTTTGAAACTCATTTCAACTATGATAGGTCTCATTATTGGCCTGCTTTTGATGCTGAGTTACATCCATCTTTCAACTGAAAAAAGGACTTTGTCCAGAGAGTTGGATACTCTTACTACCCTGATGAGAGAAAAGCTTATTGAAAGGGGAAAAATGCTTTCTGATAGTCTGGCTCGTCATACTGAGAATGGTATTGCGTCCTTCAATCTTTCTAATGTAACAGAAATAATAACTAAAGCGGTTAGCGAAGATAAAGAGCTTAGTTATGCCATATTAATGGATTTTTCCCGTAAGGCTTATATTCATACCTCAAAACGGGAACTCCAGCAGGAAGAACTTGTGGATGAGGCGGCTTATTTCGCGGCCAGTCAGAAACAAGCAACTATTAACGAATATAAGAAGGACGGGAATACGTTCTTAGAGTTTGTAGTGCAGATTTATGCAGGTACAAATCCATGGGGAGTGCTCAGACTGGGTTTTTCGCTGGAATCCCTTAATCAAGAGATAGTAAATATGAAAAAAAAATTGTTGAAAGAGTCTAGAAGAATTGTTGTTTGGACTATCATGACGTCAGCCATTTTTATTTTAGTGGGTGGGATAATAGTGTTTATAATATCAAGCAGGCTGTCAAAGCCACTCATAAGTTTGACGAAATCAGTTCGTGAATTATCCAGTGAGAACTTCAGCTTTTCGGAGAAAATTCTGGTTAAATCAGAGGATGAGGTAGGGGTTCTTGCCGGTGCATTTGTTGAGATGTCAAAAAGGCTGGAATGGTCGTACAAGAAATTAGAGGATTACAGCAGGACACTGGAGCAAAAAGTAGAAGAAAGAACAATTGAGTTAAGAGAAGC containing:
- a CDS encoding TonB-dependent receptor plug domain-containing protein, whose amino-acid sequence is MQKIFFVVSIFTNSFLNISLAFSEEVSPEEVQDEIQTISILPNKTNKILEEIKWLQAEAVITIATKHKTFISKAPGIATVITSRQIKQMGSRTLIDVLKIVPGFSISMDETGESEIAVRGVLDDASQKINVLIDGHSINDVWRGGAMWNFNDLPVENIKKIEVIRGPGSALYGQNAFLAVVNIVTKDTEDIDGFQVTTSGGSFSTQNYNLLFGREYGDLKVSGFLDYFDTQGFSKKIEQDILFPNSFSKSPGQSQNRKEKTDLNLKLSYKNLEARVKYMKKRRKDYIGVNNALNDESVLRDTYIFSELTYKLSLGERLHIAPKVYYDQYNYDPFFEQRPDGFVDRVGRLHPDGMKGRLRFKQRTIGFDNQVNYKAFEGNELTFGFQYEWIHQGDIHYGANFNPATFAPLPLVTDFSADLPFTRRATRQIWALYLQDEWNITKDIDLTVGVRHDQFTRFGGTTNPRVGLIWRFIEDAHLKLLFATAFKAPSFQELFLMNNSVKVGNPDLDPEKINTFEVGVGYNVNSYLRASINYFFNRIRDKIIVDTGNPRQFQNSGGARIQGIEAELKADFGKDNYIFANYTFQDAEETRNRNRLPDVPVHSGNIGINIGFRKYINANMNTFISGPRPREDGDTRRDIPGQALVNLTLIGKNIVNNVEVRGSVFNLFDKSYDDPAPKNTVPTDYPQQGRSFIIELRYEF
- a CDS encoding PhnD/SsuA/transferrin family substrate-binding protein, translating into MMKSFNKYLQRIAVCLLSCVILLISTSIFANSPCTIYFYNPETNINNFASLKVEFDKYLSSYGSFQFQPFSDSKSFEKFIAGRDDGVFLMSSWHFCQLKRKFPIDIQARLVGISKGKSTHEKILTSNNNIINIDLLKGKTVASSSNEDYTKNILIQMLGEEKRDIIDSIEILTVPKDIDALMAVGYGMADSALTTESSLAKLAAINPKQCDFLRTLARSKEILLPIVAVPEQSDENIELLLTIIEKMEAVLDGKKKLRMLGMDGWKRLGKLERKYLGE
- a CDS encoding ABC transporter substrate-binding protein, with translation MMNGSFKKIANGLRTNILCKRGIYCSVLLMLFIYTFLPFFVSNTLHAREGKGIIILNSDMSIYKYSLAQSELKSKITNLKGEIDLGSKWIDEKKIKKTIFEINPDVIYCIGSKAYQMAYKLAGEKNIVFSLVINWRRHPINKSTYGVSNELLQGIQLMMYRYFFQDLSKIGILYSDTYNKEWFDDAVESAKDVGISIIGKSISKPEKINSALNKLLPKVDALWLIPDPIVISDIESVNKLFIQCQAAGKPIYTYEKAFADLGATLIMSADITTTIRQSAGMVSSIIEGRKIEEKVQNPAGSYIILNMKKVEEYGLNLNIDALDSVNEIVR
- a CDS encoding sensor histidine kinase is translated as MKDKYRIKKSIRLKLISTMIGLIIGLLLMLSYIHLSTEKRTLSRELDTLTTLMREKLIERGKMLSDSLARHTENGIASFNLSNVTEIITKAVSEDKELSYAILMDFSRKAYIHTSKRELQQEELVDEAAYFAASQKQATINEYKKDGNTFLEFVVQIYAGTNPWGVLRLGFSLESLNQEIVNMKKKLLKESRRIVVWTIMTSAIFILVGGIIVFIISSRLSKPLISLTKSVRELSSENFSFSEKILVKSEDEVGVLAGAFVEMSKRLEWSYKKLEDYSRTLEQKVEERTIELREANTKLQEQDKVRTDFLSTVSHEIRTPLTLVLGFVRIINTKLENVIFPLINTDDIKADKAVNQIKKNVNIIKLEGDRLTNLINDILDISKMEAGKVDWHMETLSVDKIIRSALEVTNSFVEMYQLEIVEEIESGLPEVVGDNDKLKQVVINLISNAVKFTKEGPIICRVRKMNNEVMISIIDRGIGIAKADQERIFEKFGQVRNKVKDQPKGTGLGLAICEEIVEHHGGRIWVESEEGKGSTFKFTLPCV